From a region of the Trichoderma atroviride chromosome 6, complete sequence genome:
- a CDS encoding uncharacterized protein (EggNog:ENOG41) has product MAISPSSKVVLVTGANQGIGFEIAKSLSSKSGYHVLMGSRDPQRGIDAAKKLQEQGLDVEPITIDITSEKSIAQAAQQVTSKFGRLDVLVNNAGVCLPAERTSAPSLHNFQDTFTVNTFGTTLTTEAFIPLLEASAAPRIVFISSSIGSLTHQWDHPVGLPIYRSSKAALNMIMLHYAFKYKDAGWKINAACPGFCATNLNGYSGIDTPENGALNAVRLATLGDDGETGTFSNKEGIVAW; this is encoded by the exons ATGGCTATTTCTCCCTCCTCGAAAGTCGTCCTAGTTACGGGTGCCAATCAAGGCATCGGTTTCGAGATAGCCAAGTCTCTGTCGTCAAAGTCAGGATACCATGTGCTTATGGGGAGCCGTGACCCCCAACGTGGAattgatgccgccaagaaaCTCCAAGAGCAGGGCTTGGATGTCGAGCCCATTACTATTGA CATCACCTCTGAGAAGTCCATTGCCCAAGCTGCCCAACAGGTAACATCGAAATTTGGCCGTCTTGACGTCCTGGTCAATAACGCTGGCGTATGCCTTCCCGCCGAGAGGACCTCTGCTCCTTCACTTCACAATTTCCAAGACACGTTTACGGTCAACACCTTTGGCACCACACTCACTACCGAGGCCTTTATTCCTCTTCTAGAGGCATCTGCCGCGCCTCGAATTGTCTTTATATCCTCTTCCATAGGTTCACTCACTCATCAGTGGGATCACCCAGTCGGTTTGCCAATCtatcgcagcagcaaagcagcGCTCAATATGATTATGCTTCATTATGCCTTCAAGTATAAAGACGCCGGATGGAAGATTAATGCGGCCTGTCCTGGCTTTTGTGCTACCAATCTGAACGGCTATTCTGGCATTGATACTCCGGAAAATGGAGCTTTGAACGCAGTAAGACTCGCGACCTTGGGAGATGACGGCGAAACAGGAACATTTTCGAATAAGGAAGGGATTGTGGCTTGGTAG
- a CDS encoding uncharacterized protein (EggNog:ENOG41), whose translation MVNYGPSGACHACREKRKKCDQSRPSCLRCSRARRSCPGYESTKERQFVNYIGKEDFQALHQAHSEALSRVAVPDSLGILNWSDIERDARLLFFNDYCIVSSNRNLSRGYLHGLRAMVYKAGPKSELVQACTLIALANLGSKLGNSIHRHRAEGHYSSLLRSFRLSISNQAVFTTVESLITATLLGIYEIITSTGTTLGAHAAHAQGISAILVSKFSPFDLLCDGALFRVANPTPLEDLEVEISEPPSSLPHSSAIVNKVSKKFSVLCTPLFNQSSSAIDFFYASTVSLVRKAKALLDNEAEATVDQLCQLKSEAEQLREAYDTWPATVPLEWIPKSVGLVTPKAEDTLPQVGYWPTTILSYYDLYVASLWNNYRKAALLMLSIILRCHYRINGDLSDRIFEYSILKDILKQSEGIVSSIPYLLTADLPAFVENAAKRSPPIIPGQPIGGLLSMHTLFVLATLPMIEEELRIYARDCLAWIGAHMGIGQATVLSKYTKLNQFQYATEARVIIWTGMLI comes from the exons ATGGTGAACTATGGACCATCCGGAGCCTGCCATGCATGCAGGGAGAAGCGTAAAAAG TGTGACCAAAGCCGTCCT TCTTGTCTCAGGTGCAGCCGAGCACGCCGCAGCTGTCCTGGATACGAGTCCACCAAAGAGCGACAGTTTGTAAACTATATTGGAAAAGAGGACTTTCAAGCATTACATCAGGCACACTCTGAAGCATTGAGTCGAGTAGCAGTCCCTGATAGCCTTGGGATACTAAATTGGTCTGATATTGAACGAGACGCTCGTCTACTATTCTTCAACGACTACTGCATTGTCTCATCGAATAGGAATCTGTCTCGTGGATATCTACATGGGCTTCGGGCCATGGTCTATAAGGCCGGTCCAAAGTCCGAACTTGTACAGGCATGTACGCTTATTGCTTTGGCGAATCTAGGGAGCAAGCTCGGAAACTCCATACACAGGCACAGGGCGGAGGGCCATTACTCCTCATTGCTACGGTCCTTCCGTCTGAGCATTTCAAATCAAGCGGTATTCACCACAGTGGAGTCACTAATTACTGCTACGCTACTGGGAATATACGAA ATCATCACCAGTACTGGTACCACTCTTGGCGCTCATGCAGCGCATGCCCAAGGGATATCAGCCATTCTTGTTAGCAAATTTTCGCCTTTTGACTTGCTTTGTGATGGCGCGCTTTTCCGAGTCGCTAATCCGACACCTCTTGAGGATCTGGAAGTAGAGATTTCTGAGCCTCCGTCCTCCCTCCCACATTCTTCCGCAATCGTCAACAAAGTATCAAAAAAGTTTAGTGTTCTGTGTACACCGCTATTCAATCAGTCAAGCTCGGCCATAGATTTCTTTTACGCAAGTACAGTGTCCTTGGTGCGAAAAGCCAAAGCTTTGCTGGACAACGAAGCCGAAGCCACCGTTGACCAACTTTGTCAACTCAAGTCTGAGGCTGAACAATTGAGAGAGGCGTACGATACGTGGCCAGCCACCGTACCTCTAGAATGGATACCAAAGTCAGTTGGCCTTGTTACACCTAAGGCTGAAGACACATT GCCCCAAGTTGGCTACTGGCCAACAACCATTCTGAGTTATTACGATT TATATGTTGCTTCGCTATGGAACAACTATCGGAAAGCTGCTCTGCTGATGTTGAGTATCATATTGAGATGCCACTATCGAATCAATGGCGATTTGAGCGACCGGATATTCGAATACTCAATACTAAAAGACATATTGAAGCAGAGCGAAGGGATTGTATCTTCTATTCCATATCTTTTAACAGCAGATTTGCCGGCATTTGTTGAGAATGCTGCCAAGAGATCTCCTCCCATTATCCCGGGTCAACCAATCGGAGGTTTGCTGTCGATGCACACTTTATTCGTCCTAGCAACATTGCCCATGATTGAAGAGGAGTTAAGAATCTACGCACGGGATTGTTTGGCGTGGATAGGGGCACACATGGGCATCGGTCAAGCAACCGTCTTGTCCAAG TATACGAAACTGAATCAATTTCAGTATGCCACGGAAGCACGTGTAATTATCTGGACGGGCATGCTTATATAG
- a CDS encoding uncharacterized protein (EggNog:ENOG41) encodes MTSPVALITAGSAGLGAATAKAFAAMGLRVAINYSSNESRANTLISELESTSSRGSGQWANGKVRTGDDKRFVAIRADVSSRPEVDKLISTTIQELGRLDIVFSNHGWTKLTNFSNLSENVNEEDWDKCWNMNVKSHLWLFNSAKGHLEQSSMKGGGCFITTSSVAGVGVMGSSLNVCTPD; translated from the exons ATGACAAGTCCTGTTGCTCTCATTACTGCTGGAAGTGCTGGCCTCGGAGCCGCCACTGCAAAGGCTTTTGCAGCTATGGGTCTGCGAGTTGCCATCAACTACTCATCCAATGAATCTCGAGCCAATACCCTCATCTCTGAGCTAGAAAGCACTTCATCGAGAGGTTCCGGCCAAtgggccaatggcaaagttAGGACTGGTGACGACAAGAGATTCGTTGCCATTCGAGCCGACGTCTCCTCTCGCCCCGAAGTTGATAAACTAATATCAACAACAATTCAAGAACTGGGCCGATTAGACATTGTGTTTTCGAATCATGGATGGACAAAGCTGACAAATTTCTCAAATCTGTCAGAGAACGTGAATGAGGAAGATTGGGATAAATGTTGGAACATGAACGTCAAAAGTCATTTGTGGCTGTTTAATTCTGCAAAGGGTCATCTAGAACAGAGTTCTATGAAAGGAGGAGGTTGTTTTATTACCACTAGCTCTGTCGCAGGAGTTGGCGTCATGGGGAGCAGTCTG AACGTGTGCACTCCAGACTGA